One stretch of Variovorax sp. 54 DNA includes these proteins:
- a CDS encoding translation initiation factor Sui1: MGTMKNQRTGSTLVYSTEAGGRMCPDCGAPVAQCRCKELAKAQTAATDGIVRVSHETKGRKGKGVTVVKGLPLDAAALAAVGKQLKAACGTGGTVKDGTVEIQGDHREVVIAALVKQGHTVKRAGG; the protein is encoded by the coding sequence ATGGGAACGATGAAGAACCAACGCACCGGCAGCACGCTGGTGTACTCCACCGAGGCGGGCGGGCGCATGTGCCCCGACTGCGGCGCCCCGGTGGCGCAATGCCGCTGCAAGGAACTCGCGAAGGCGCAAACGGCGGCCACGGACGGCATTGTCCGCGTATCGCACGAGACCAAGGGCCGAAAGGGCAAGGGCGTGACCGTCGTCAAGGGCCTGCCGCTCGACGCGGCGGCGCTGGCGGCCGTGGGCAAGCAGCTCAAAGCGGCCTGCGGCACCGGCGGCACGGTGAAGGACGGCACCGTCGAGATCCAGGGCGATCACCGCGAGGTGGTGATCGCCGCCCTCGTGAAGCAGGGCCACACGGTCAAGCGCGCGGGAGGCTGA
- the amaB gene encoding L-piperidine-6-carboxylate dehydrogenase: MSAPHTPLPVAAEVEQLLQRLGVPRTAHTGGDLAVRSPVSGEVIAQVPQTTAVEATGAIGRAHEAFKAWRNVPAPRRGELVRLLGEELRAAKHDLGRLVTLEAGKVPSEGAGEVQEMIDICDFAVGLSRQLYGLTLATERAEHRMMETWHPLGVCGVISAFNFPVAVWSWNAALALVCGDSVVWKPSEKTPLTALAVHAIAQRAIARFGDAPEGLLGLLLGPRDIGEVLVDDPRVPILSATGSTAMGRQVGPKLAARFARAILELGGNNAAIVTPSADLDLTLRGIAFSAMGTAGQRCTTLRRLFVHDSVYDQLVPKLVKVYGNVQVGDPREAGTLVGPLIDRAAFDGMQKALNESREIGATVHGGQRVDGIGTPDAYYVRPALVELKSHDGPVLRETFAPILYVVRYRTLDEAIEWHNAVGAGLSSSIFTLNVREAERFMSSAGSDCGIANVNIGPSGAEIGGAFGGEKETGGGREAGSDSWKAYMRRATNTINYSTALPLAQGVTFDIGD, from the coding sequence ATGTCTGCACCTCACACCCCGCTTCCCGTCGCCGCCGAAGTCGAACAACTGCTGCAGCGCCTGGGCGTGCCCCGCACCGCCCACACCGGCGGCGACCTCGCGGTGCGCTCGCCGGTGTCCGGCGAAGTGATCGCGCAGGTGCCGCAGACCACGGCCGTGGAAGCCACCGGCGCCATCGGTCGCGCGCACGAGGCCTTCAAGGCCTGGCGCAATGTGCCGGCGCCGCGTCGCGGCGAGCTGGTGCGCCTGCTGGGCGAAGAGCTGCGCGCCGCCAAGCACGACCTGGGTCGCCTCGTCACGCTGGAGGCCGGCAAGGTTCCGTCCGAAGGCGCGGGCGAGGTGCAGGAAATGATCGACATCTGCGACTTCGCGGTCGGCCTCTCGCGCCAGCTCTACGGCCTCACGCTGGCGACCGAGCGCGCCGAGCACCGGATGATGGAAACCTGGCACCCGCTGGGCGTGTGCGGCGTGATCTCGGCCTTCAACTTTCCCGTGGCCGTGTGGTCGTGGAACGCGGCGCTTGCGCTGGTGTGCGGCGACTCGGTGGTGTGGAAGCCGTCCGAGAAGACACCGCTCACCGCGCTGGCCGTGCATGCCATCGCGCAGCGCGCCATCGCCCGCTTCGGCGACGCGCCCGAAGGGCTGCTCGGTTTGCTGCTGGGCCCGCGCGACATCGGCGAGGTGCTGGTGGACGACCCCCGCGTGCCGATCCTCTCGGCCACGGGCTCCACGGCAATGGGCCGGCAGGTCGGGCCGAAGCTCGCGGCGCGCTTCGCCCGCGCGATCCTCGAACTGGGTGGCAACAACGCCGCCATCGTCACGCCCTCGGCCGACCTCGACCTCACGCTGCGCGGCATCGCGTTCTCGGCCATGGGCACGGCCGGCCAGCGCTGCACCACGCTGCGGCGCCTGTTCGTGCACGACAGCGTGTACGACCAGCTGGTGCCCAAGCTCGTGAAGGTCTACGGCAATGTGCAGGTGGGCGATCCGCGCGAGGCCGGCACGCTGGTCGGTCCGCTGATCGACCGCGCCGCCTTCGACGGCATGCAGAAGGCCCTGAACGAAAGCCGCGAGATCGGCGCGACGGTGCACGGCGGCCAGCGCGTGGACGGCATCGGCACGCCCGACGCCTACTACGTGCGCCCCGCGCTGGTCGAATTGAAATCGCACGACGGCCCGGTGCTGCGCGAAACCTTCGCGCCCATCCTCTACGTGGTGCGCTACCGCACGCTCGATGAAGCCATTGAGTGGCACAACGCGGTGGGCGCGGGGCTGTCGTCGTCGATCTTCACGCTCAACGTGCGCGAAGCCGAGCGCTTCATGTCCAGCGCCGGGTCGGACTGCGGCATTGCCAACGTCAACATCGGCCCGAGCGGCGCCGAGATCGGCGGCGCCTTCGGTGGCGAGAAGGAAACGGGCGGTGGCCGCGAAGCCGGCTCCGACAGCTGGAAGGCGTACATGCGCCGCGCCACCAACACCATCAACTACTCGACGGCATTGCCCTTGGCTCAGGGCGTGACCTTCGACATCGGCGACTGA
- a CDS encoding amino acid ABC transporter substrate-binding protein: MKMQLKKTLATAALLALAFGTTATAQQTPTGGTLDKIKTSGKVVLGVREASPPMAYMLGAGEKYVGYHVELCERVLKDIVPSAKLEYMAVTAQNTIPLVQNGTLDIGCGPTTNNTARQQQVAFALTTYVSEVRMATKVDSGITTLDQLAGRNVSASTGTTAVQLLRKRERAQNVSYNTMLGKDHLESFLLMESGRADAFVLDDNLLAGIIANSKNPTAYRIVGDALGSEPIALLFRKDDPSFKAAVDDSLRKLMKSGELEKIYTKWFVAAIPPKNTSLNLPMSPALKQLLLEPNDKPLEAYAK; encoded by the coding sequence ATGAAGATGCAACTGAAGAAGACCCTCGCCACCGCCGCGCTGCTCGCGCTCGCCTTCGGCACCACAGCCACCGCGCAGCAGACCCCCACCGGCGGCACGCTCGACAAGATCAAGACCAGCGGCAAGGTCGTGCTCGGCGTGCGCGAAGCCTCGCCGCCGATGGCCTACATGCTGGGCGCGGGCGAGAAGTACGTGGGCTACCACGTCGAACTTTGCGAGCGTGTGCTGAAGGACATCGTGCCTTCCGCGAAGCTCGAGTACATGGCCGTGACCGCGCAGAACACCATCCCGCTGGTGCAGAACGGCACGCTCGATATCGGCTGCGGCCCCACCACCAACAACACCGCGCGCCAGCAGCAGGTGGCCTTCGCGCTCACCACGTACGTGAGCGAAGTGCGCATGGCCACCAAGGTCGACTCGGGCATCACCACGCTCGACCAGCTCGCGGGCCGCAACGTGTCGGCCTCGACCGGCACCACCGCCGTGCAACTGCTGCGCAAGCGTGAGCGCGCGCAGAACGTCTCGTACAACACGATGCTCGGCAAGGACCACCTGGAGAGCTTTTTGCTGATGGAGTCGGGCCGCGCCGATGCCTTCGTGCTCGACGACAACCTGCTCGCCGGCATCATCGCGAACTCGAAGAACCCGACGGCCTACCGCATCGTGGGCGATGCGCTGGGCTCGGAGCCGATCGCGCTGCTGTTCCGCAAGGACGACCCGAGCTTCAAGGCCGCGGTGGACGACTCGCTGCGCAAGCTCATGAAGAGCGGCGAGCTCGAGAAGATCTACACCAAGTGGTTCGTGGCCGCGATTCCGCCGAAGAACACCAGCCTCAATCTGCCGATGAGCCCGGCCCTGAAGCAGCTGCTGCTCGAACCCAACGACAAGCCACTGGAAGCCTACGCGAAGTGA
- a CDS encoding DUF3820 family protein, translating to MNPEDLQRLVTLQMPFGKHKGTLIADLPGNYLTWFAREGFPSGEIGRLLALMHEIDHNGLSDLLKPLRNRPPGRNVSR from the coding sequence ATGAACCCCGAAGACCTGCAGCGCCTGGTGACGCTTCAAATGCCTTTTGGCAAGCACAAGGGCACGCTGATCGCCGATTTGCCCGGAAATTACCTGACCTGGTTTGCGCGCGAGGGTTTTCCCTCGGGAGAAATCGGCCGGCTGCTCGCTTTGATGCATGAAATAGACCACAACGGCCTGTCCGACCTGCTCAAACCGTTGCGAAACCGCCCGCCGGGCCGGAATGTTTCTCGATAA
- a CDS encoding RNA recognition motif domain-containing protein, with protein MGKKLYVGNLAYSVRDNDLEQSFGEFGTIVSAKVMMERDTGRSKGFGFVEMGTDAEALAAVEGMNGASLQGRALTVNEARPMEARPPRTGGGGGYGGGGGGGYGGGGGGGYGGGGGGGRSGGGGGGYGGGGGGRGGY; from the coding sequence ATGGGCAAGAAACTTTACGTGGGCAACCTCGCCTACTCCGTGCGTGACAACGACCTGGAACAGTCTTTCGGCGAATTCGGCACGATCGTCAGCGCCAAGGTCATGATGGAACGTGACACCGGCCGTTCGAAGGGCTTCGGCTTTGTCGAAATGGGCACCGACGCTGAAGCACTCGCTGCAGTCGAAGGCATGAACGGCGCATCGCTGCAGGGCCGCGCCCTGACGGTGAACGAAGCCCGTCCGATGGAAGCACGTCCCCCCCGCACCGGCGGTGGTGGCGGCTACGGCGGTGGTGGCGGCGGCGGCTACGGTGGTGGCGGCGGCGGCGGTTACGGCGGCGGCGGCGGTGGTGGCCGCAGCGGTGGCGGCGGTGGTGGTTACGGCGGCGGCGGCGGTGGCCGCGGCGGCTACTAA
- a CDS encoding ammonium transporter, whose translation MALLAPQASLNAADTAWMMTSTALVLLMTLPGIALFYAGMVRRKNVLATMAGVVAIAAVVSLTWFALGYSLAFTPGWPWLGKLSRIGFSGFEYLKDAGQVAVSHVAPNVPESVYAMFQLTFAIITTALVLGAFVERMRFSALLWFALLWSVLVYAPVAHWVWEPGGWLAQMGALDFAGGSVVHVNAGIAGLVCAYALGPRRGYGREAFEPYSLALTMTGAGLLWVGWFGFNAGSAVAADGRAGLAMLVTHIAAAAGAMSWMIGEWIVRRSPSLLGLCSGLVAGLVAITPAAGFVTPLAALAIGAIAGLTCYWGATGLKHLLGADDSLDVFGVHGIGGIVGALLTGVFADPRISGATGNVLTQAIAVGSVAIYSATGTAIVLFLVHVLVGLRVDPESELVGLDLAQHKEHLGA comes from the coding sequence ATGGCCCTGCTGGCACCCCAAGCCTCCCTGAACGCGGCCGACACCGCCTGGATGATGACGTCGACCGCGCTGGTGCTGCTGATGACGCTGCCCGGCATCGCGCTCTTCTACGCCGGCATGGTCCGGCGCAAGAACGTGCTGGCCACCATGGCCGGGGTGGTGGCGATCGCCGCGGTGGTCTCGCTGACCTGGTTCGCGCTCGGCTACTCGCTGGCCTTCACGCCCGGCTGGCCCTGGCTGGGCAAGCTCTCGCGCATCGGTTTTTCGGGCTTCGAGTACCTGAAAGACGCCGGCCAGGTGGCCGTGAGCCATGTGGCGCCGAACGTGCCGGAGTCGGTCTACGCGATGTTCCAGCTCACCTTCGCGATCATCACCACCGCGCTGGTGCTCGGCGCTTTTGTCGAGCGCATGCGCTTCTCGGCGCTGCTGTGGTTCGCGCTGCTGTGGAGCGTGCTCGTCTACGCCCCCGTGGCGCACTGGGTGTGGGAGCCGGGCGGCTGGCTCGCGCAGATGGGCGCGCTCGACTTCGCGGGCGGCTCGGTGGTGCACGTCAACGCGGGCATCGCGGGGCTGGTGTGCGCCTATGCGCTCGGGCCGCGCCGGGGCTACGGGCGCGAGGCCTTCGAGCCCTACAGCCTGGCGCTCACCATGACCGGCGCGGGCCTGCTGTGGGTGGGCTGGTTCGGCTTCAATGCGGGCTCGGCGGTGGCGGCCGACGGGCGCGCCGGCCTGGCCATGCTGGTGACGCACATCGCGGCGGCGGCCGGCGCCATGAGCTGGATGATCGGCGAATGGATCGTGCGCCGCAGCCCCTCGCTCTTGGGCCTGTGCTCCGGCCTCGTGGCCGGGCTGGTGGCGATCACGCCGGCGGCCGGCTTCGTCACGCCGCTGGCGGCACTGGCCATCGGCGCCATCGCCGGGCTGACCTGCTACTGGGGCGCCACGGGCCTGAAGCACCTGCTCGGTGCGGACGACTCGCTCGACGTGTTCGGCGTGCACGGCATCGGCGGCATCGTGGGCGCACTGCTCACGGGCGTGTTCGCCGACCCGCGCATCTCGGGCGCGACGGGCAACGTGCTGACGCAGGCGATCGCGGTCGGCAGCGTGGCGATCTACAGCGCGACGGGCACGGCCATCGTCTTGTTCCTCGTGCATGTGCTGGTCGGATTGCGCGTCGACCCCGAGAGCGAACTCGTGGGCCTCGATCTTGCTCAACACAAGGAACACCTGGGAGCTTGA
- a CDS encoding thiamine pyrophosphate-binding protein, whose product MTSSRTGGQILVDQLITHGVQQLFCVPGESFLAVLDALHDASIDVTVCRQEGGATMMAEAQGKLTGQPGICFVTRGPGATNAAAGVHIAHQDSTPLLLFVGQVARDAMGREAFQELDYSAVFGTMAKWVVQIDDPARVPELVSRAFHVATSGRPGPVVIALPEDMLTEAAVVADALPYAVTETHPGAAQIAELQQRLSQAQRPVVILGGSRWSEAATQQFAKFAEAYALPVYCSFRRQMLMSAEHPCYAGDLGLGANPRMLARIRDADLVLLVGGRLSEVPSQGYELFAIPQPKQALVHVHADADELGKLYRPTQGIHATPQAFAEAVAALRPASAPSWQAETKTAREDFLRWSDPAPVRIPGPLQMGEVMQHLREVLPADTIFCNGAGNFATWVHRFWPFRAFASQLAPTSGSMGYGLPAGVGAKRLWPAREVVVFAGDGDFMMHGQEFATAVQYGLPILVVLLDNGMYGTIRMHQEKHYPGRISATQLKNPDFRGYAEVFGGHGERVTTTEEFGPALARARASGKPAILHCLLDPEAITPASTLQSIRKAALAAG is encoded by the coding sequence ATGACTTCCTCCCGCACCGGCGGCCAGATCCTGGTCGACCAGCTCATCACCCACGGCGTGCAGCAGCTCTTCTGCGTGCCCGGCGAAAGCTTTCTCGCCGTGCTCGATGCCTTGCACGACGCATCGATCGACGTGACGGTGTGCCGGCAAGAAGGCGGCGCAACCATGATGGCCGAGGCGCAGGGCAAGCTCACGGGCCAGCCCGGCATCTGCTTCGTCACGCGCGGCCCCGGCGCCACCAACGCGGCGGCGGGCGTGCACATCGCGCACCAGGATTCGACGCCGCTGCTGCTGTTCGTCGGCCAGGTTGCGCGCGACGCGATGGGCCGCGAAGCCTTCCAGGAGCTGGACTACAGCGCGGTCTTCGGCACGATGGCCAAGTGGGTCGTGCAGATCGACGACCCGGCGCGCGTACCCGAGCTCGTCTCGCGCGCCTTCCATGTCGCGACCTCGGGCCGGCCCGGCCCGGTGGTGATCGCGCTGCCCGAAGACATGCTGACCGAAGCCGCCGTGGTCGCCGATGCGCTGCCGTATGCGGTCACTGAAACCCATCCCGGCGCGGCGCAAATCGCCGAACTGCAGCAGCGCTTGTCGCAGGCGCAACGCCCGGTCGTCATCTTGGGCGGCAGCCGCTGGTCCGAAGCCGCGACGCAGCAGTTCGCGAAGTTCGCCGAGGCGTATGCGCTGCCCGTGTACTGCTCGTTCCGCCGCCAGATGCTGATGTCCGCTGAGCACCCTTGCTATGCGGGCGACCTGGGGCTCGGCGCGAACCCGCGCATGCTGGCGCGCATCCGCGATGCGGACCTCGTGCTGCTGGTCGGCGGGCGCCTGTCGGAGGTGCCGTCGCAGGGCTATGAGCTGTTCGCGATCCCGCAGCCGAAGCAGGCGCTGGTGCATGTGCACGCCGATGCCGACGAGCTCGGCAAGCTCTATCGCCCGACGCAGGGCATCCATGCCACGCCGCAGGCGTTCGCCGAAGCGGTGGCTGCGCTGCGCCCGGCCTCAGCGCCTTCGTGGCAGGCCGAGACGAAAACCGCGCGCGAAGACTTCCTGCGCTGGAGCGATCCGGCTCCTGTCCGCATTCCCGGCCCGCTGCAGATGGGCGAGGTCATGCAGCACCTGCGCGAGGTGCTGCCGGCCGACACCATCTTCTGCAACGGCGCGGGCAACTTCGCCACCTGGGTGCACCGCTTCTGGCCGTTCCGTGCGTTCGCGAGTCAGCTCGCGCCGACCAGCGGGTCGATGGGCTACGGCCTGCCGGCCGGCGTCGGCGCCAAGCGCTTGTGGCCCGCGCGCGAGGTGGTCGTGTTCGCGGGCGACGGCGATTTCATGATGCACGGCCAGGAGTTCGCGACCGCCGTGCAGTACGGCCTGCCGATCCTCGTGGTGCTGCTCGACAACGGCATGTACGGCACGATCCGCATGCACCAGGAAAAGCACTACCCTGGCCGCATCAGCGCCACGCAGTTGAAGAACCCCGACTTCCGCGGCTACGCCGAGGTGTTCGGCGGCCACGGCGAACGCGTGACCACGACGGAAGAATTCGGCCCCGCACTGGCGCGTGCGCGCGCCAGCGGCAAGCCGGCGATCCTGCATTGCCTGCTGGACCCCGAAGCGATCACGCCCGCGAGCACGTTGCAGTCGATCCGCAAGGCGGCGTTGGCAGCAGGCTGA
- a CDS encoding tripartite tricarboxylate transporter TctB family protein codes for MKIKRQADFFSGVMFAAVGGAFAIGATTYTIGDGARMGPGYFPLMLGILLALLGGLIMFQAMVVESADGDKIGKWAWKPLAFVLGANLAFGVLLGGLPSVGLPAMGMIIAIYALTIISSMAGEHFKLRDVLVLSTILAAGSYVAFIWALKLQIQVWPTFISG; via the coding sequence ATGAAAATCAAGAGACAGGCGGACTTCTTCTCAGGAGTCATGTTCGCCGCCGTCGGTGGCGCGTTCGCCATCGGCGCCACCACCTACACCATCGGCGACGGCGCCCGCATGGGGCCGGGGTACTTCCCGCTGATGCTGGGCATCCTGCTGGCGCTGCTGGGCGGGCTGATCATGTTCCAGGCCATGGTGGTCGAGAGCGCCGACGGCGACAAGATCGGCAAATGGGCCTGGAAGCCGCTGGCCTTCGTGCTTGGCGCCAACCTGGCCTTCGGCGTGCTGCTGGGCGGCCTGCCCAGCGTCGGGCTGCCGGCAATGGGCATGATCATCGCGATCTACGCGCTGACGATCATCTCGAGCATGGCCGGCGAACACTTCAAGCTGCGCGACGTGCTGGTGCTCTCCACCATCCTGGCGGCCGGCAGCTATGTGGCCTTCATCTGGGCGCTCAAGCTCCAGATCCAGGTCTGGCCCACTTTCATCTCGGGCTGA
- a CDS encoding sulfite exporter TauE/SafE family protein — MEMLVVTGASLLAGFIDAIVGGGGLILVPALFAVFPGAPPATLLGTNKSASIWGTAASAAQFSQRVQMRWSAMWPAALLGFGGSMVGAWTVTVFPGDFLRRALPVILLGVLIYTLARKDMGRLHAPRFSGRAETLAASTIGLTIGFYDGFFGPGTGSFLVFLFVRWMGYDFLNASASAKVINTLTNAAALILLAAKGHVWWHYGLVMAVANVAGSLVGTRVALKHGAGFVRIVFIVVVSALILKTAYDAFFK; from the coding sequence ATGGAAATGCTGGTGGTCACGGGCGCCTCACTGCTCGCGGGTTTTATCGATGCGATCGTGGGCGGCGGCGGGTTGATCCTGGTGCCGGCCCTCTTTGCGGTGTTTCCGGGCGCGCCGCCCGCCACGCTGCTGGGCACCAACAAGAGCGCGTCGATCTGGGGCACTGCGGCCTCGGCGGCCCAGTTCAGCCAGCGGGTGCAGATGCGCTGGAGCGCCATGTGGCCGGCTGCGCTGCTGGGCTTCGGCGGCTCGATGGTCGGCGCCTGGACCGTCACGGTCTTCCCGGGCGACTTCCTGCGCCGGGCGCTGCCGGTCATCCTGCTCGGCGTGCTGATCTACACGCTGGCGCGCAAGGACATGGGCCGGCTGCACGCGCCGCGCTTCAGCGGCCGCGCCGAGACCCTGGCGGCCAGCACCATCGGCCTGACCATCGGTTTCTACGACGGCTTCTTCGGGCCGGGCACGGGTAGCTTCCTGGTGTTTTTGTTCGTGCGCTGGATGGGCTACGACTTCCTCAACGCCTCGGCCTCGGCCAAGGTCATCAACACCCTGACCAACGCCGCCGCGCTGATCCTGCTGGCCGCCAAGGGCCACGTCTGGTGGCACTACGGGCTGGTGATGGCGGTCGCCAACGTGGCCGGCAGCCTGGTCGGCACGCGCGTGGCGCTGAAGCACGGGGCGGGCTTCGTGCGGATCGTGTTCATCGTGGTGGTGAGTGCGCTGATCCTGAAGACGGCCTACGACGCGTTCTTCAAGTGA
- a CDS encoding tripartite tricarboxylate transporter permease, whose protein sequence is MDLIHNLSIGFGVAFTFTNLLYCLLGCILGTLIGVLPGIGPVATIAMLLPATYALPPVSALIMLAGIYYGAQYGGSTTAILVNLPGESSSVVTCIDGYQMARQGRAGPALAAAGLGSFFAGCVGTLILAAFAPPLTELAFKFGPAEYFSLMVLGLIGAVVLASGSLLKAVAMIVLGLLLGIVGTDVNSGVARFSFDIPELTDGIGFVVIAMGVFGYGEIIGNLSQPDDEREVFTHKVKGLWPTKDDFKRMTPAVLRGTALGSALGILPGGGALLAAFAAYALEKKIKMRPGEVPFGKGNIRGVASPESANNAGAQTSFIPLLTLGIPPNAVMALMVGAMTIHNIQPGPQVMTSNPELFWGLIASMWIGNAMLIILNLPLIGMWIKLLTVPYKFLFPAIVLFCAIGVYSTNNNTFDVWMVAIFGFIGYLFLKLRTEPAPLLLGFILGPMMEENLRRALLLSRGAWSVFVTRPLSAGLLIAAALLLAIVLLPAIKAKREEAFVED, encoded by the coding sequence ATGGACCTGATCCACAACCTTTCCATTGGTTTCGGCGTTGCCTTCACCTTCACCAACCTGCTGTATTGCCTGCTGGGCTGCATCCTGGGCACGCTGATCGGCGTGCTGCCGGGCATCGGCCCCGTCGCGACGATCGCGATGCTGCTGCCCGCCACCTACGCGCTGCCGCCCGTGTCGGCGCTGATCATGCTGGCCGGCATCTACTACGGCGCCCAGTACGGCGGCTCGACCACGGCCATCCTGGTGAACCTGCCCGGGGAGTCGTCCTCGGTGGTCACCTGTATCGACGGCTACCAGATGGCAAGGCAGGGCCGCGCAGGCCCTGCGCTCGCTGCGGCGGGCCTGGGCTCGTTCTTCGCGGGCTGCGTGGGCACGCTGATCCTGGCCGCCTTCGCGCCGCCGCTGACCGAGCTGGCCTTCAAGTTCGGCCCGGCCGAGTATTTCTCGCTGATGGTGCTGGGCCTGATCGGCGCCGTGGTGCTGGCCTCGGGCTCGCTGCTCAAGGCGGTGGCGATGATCGTGCTGGGCCTGCTGTTGGGCATCGTCGGCACCGACGTGAATTCGGGTGTCGCGCGCTTCAGCTTCGACATTCCCGAGCTCACCGACGGCATCGGTTTCGTGGTGATCGCCATGGGCGTGTTCGGCTACGGCGAAATCATCGGCAACCTCTCGCAGCCCGATGACGAGCGCGAGGTGTTCACGCACAAGGTCAAGGGCCTGTGGCCCACCAAGGACGACTTCAAGCGCATGACGCCCGCCGTGCTGCGCGGCACGGCGCTGGGCTCGGCCCTGGGCATCCTGCCGGGCGGTGGCGCGCTGCTGGCGGCCTTTGCGGCCTACGCGCTGGAGAAGAAGATCAAGATGCGTCCGGGCGAAGTGCCCTTCGGCAAGGGCAACATCCGCGGCGTGGCATCGCCCGAGTCGGCCAACAACGCCGGCGCGCAGACCTCCTTCATTCCGCTGCTGACGCTGGGCATTCCGCCCAACGCGGTGATGGCGCTGATGGTGGGCGCGATGACGATCCACAACATCCAGCCGGGCCCGCAGGTGATGACCAGCAACCCCGAGCTGTTCTGGGGCCTGATCGCCTCGATGTGGATCGGCAACGCGATGCTGATCATCCTGAACCTGCCGCTGATCGGCATGTGGATCAAGCTGCTGACGGTGCCCTACAAGTTCCTGTTCCCGGCCATCGTGCTGTTCTGCGCGATCGGCGTGTACTCGACCAACAACAACACCTTCGACGTGTGGATGGTGGCGATCTTCGGCTTCATCGGTTACCTGTTCCTGAAGCTGCGCACCGAGCCGGCCCCGCTGCTGCTGGGCTTCATCCTCGGGCCGATGATGGAAGAGAACCTGCGGCGCGCGCTGCTGCTGTCGCGCGGCGCGTGGAGCGTGTTCGTCACGCGGCCGCTGTCGGCGGGCCTGCTGATCGCCGCGGCGCTGCTGCTGGCCATCGTGCTGCTGCCGGCGATCAAGGCGAAGCGCGAAGAGGCGTTTGTCGAGGACTGA
- a CDS encoding pyridoxal phosphate-dependent aminotransferase, producing MTGAAVFSPAQRVRAINVSEILRITDHAQALKRAGRPVIVLGAGEPDFDTPENIRHAASQAIARGDTRYTVLDGSPAMKAAVQLKFKRDNALDFALDEISVSAGAKQVIFNALMASLNPGDEVILPAPYWTSYADIVQICGGVPVSVACGEENGFRLTAAQLQAALTPRTRWLFLNSPSNPSGAAYSAAQLQPITDVLLGHPGVWVLADDIYEHILYDGLAFATPAAVEPRLRDRTLTVNGVSKAYAMTGWRVGYGAGPRALIAAMAVVQSQSTSCPSSVSQAAAIEALTGPQGIVAERCASFQQRRDFVVAALNRTPGLHCRVPEGAFYTFASCAGVLGKRTAGGALLQTDSDFCRYLLQEFEVAVVPGSVFGLAPYFRISYATSMAQLEEACARIAAACAALS from the coding sequence GTGACCGGCGCCGCCGTGTTCTCGCCGGCGCAACGCGTGCGCGCCATCAACGTCTCGGAGATCCTGCGCATCACCGACCACGCGCAGGCGCTCAAGCGTGCCGGCCGCCCGGTGATCGTGCTCGGTGCCGGCGAGCCCGACTTCGACACGCCCGAGAACATCCGGCATGCGGCTTCGCAGGCCATTGCGCGCGGCGACACGCGCTACACGGTGCTCGACGGCAGCCCGGCGATGAAGGCGGCGGTGCAGCTGAAGTTCAAGCGCGACAACGCGCTGGACTTCGCGCTCGACGAGATCAGCGTGAGCGCGGGCGCCAAGCAGGTGATCTTCAATGCGCTGATGGCGAGCCTGAACCCAGGCGACGAAGTGATCCTGCCCGCGCCGTACTGGACGTCTTACGCGGACATCGTGCAGATCTGCGGCGGCGTGCCGGTGTCGGTGGCGTGCGGCGAGGAGAACGGCTTTCGCCTGACCGCGGCGCAGCTGCAGGCGGCCCTCACGCCGCGCACGCGCTGGCTGTTTCTCAACTCGCCGTCGAACCCGAGCGGCGCGGCCTACAGCGCCGCGCAACTCCAGCCGATCACCGACGTGCTGCTCGGCCACCCGGGCGTCTGGGTGCTGGCGGACGACATCTACGAGCACATCCTCTACGACGGCCTCGCCTTCGCAACGCCGGCGGCCGTCGAGCCGCGACTGCGCGACCGCACGCTCACGGTGAACGGTGTGTCGAAGGCCTATGCGATGACCGGCTGGCGTGTCGGCTACGGCGCCGGGCCGCGCGCACTGATCGCGGCGATGGCCGTGGTGCAGAGCCAGTCGACCTCGTGCCCGTCGTCGGTGAGCCAGGCCGCGGCGATCGAGGCGCTCACCGGGCCGCAAGGCATCGTGGCCGAGCGCTGCGCATCTTTTCAACAGCGCCGCGACTTCGTCGTGGCTGCGCTCAATCGCACGCCAGGCCTGCATTGCCGCGTGCCCGAGGGCGCCTTCTACACCTTCGCGAGTTGCGCCGGCGTGCTCGGCAAGCGCACCGCCGGCGGCGCGCTGCTGCAGACCGACAGCGACTTCTGCCGCTACCTGCTGCAGGAGTTCGAGGTGGCGGTGGTGCCGGGCAGCGTGTTCGGGCTGGCACCGTATTTCCGCATCTCGTATGCGACGTCGATGGCGCAGCTGGAAGAGGCGTGTGCGCGGATTGCAGCGGCATGCGCGGCGCTCTCGTGA